Sequence from the Populus nigra chromosome 17, ddPopNigr1.1, whole genome shotgun sequence genome:
TTTATGAActtgaaaaacccaaaaaaaaagaaggaaaaataaaataaaaggaaaaaagaaaaaaggaaaacacaaaaatataaagcaagCAGAATGAAAGACTACCGTCGGCTAGCTAAGTTCAACACCGGTCACATTACTGTAGAAGCAGAAGGTTCACTGACAACACAACGGAGGAGGAAAGAGCACTGCAAATCTGTGGGTGAAAACACCTACAGGCCCAAACATCGATCTTATTTGTGTTTGTCAAAACAAGAACTCGTGGATCGAAAAAACTCTACAATTCCTGGGCATAAGAAAACCCCACCTCTCTATTCATCAACAAGGCTTTGATCCTTGGTTTCTTTATCTAGCCATGAGAGGAAAATCTGATTTTCTCATCTTCCAAATAGAAACCAGACTGGGTTTTGTAATGGAAAAGATGTGATTTCACAAACTCCTTCACTGGTCAAAACCCACTTCATCTTTCACTAGTTCTTTGCATACCATAAGCAAGGCTTTGACGCGGGTCGTCATCGTTAGCAGTGTCTTGGGCTCTTGGAATCTCCATCATCCTTTACTTTCAAGCAACAAATCTTTAGACCCTTCGCTACTCGTAGCCGCTCCATCCCCTTGCtgtatcattttttaattgttttgcagTTATTTTGTCGAGAATTTGATCAAATTCTAGGGCCAAACCACTCATCTTCTTAAATAAtccgatattttttttttaattttcttatataaaaattaaaatgttataaGCTTGTAAAGTTCGTATAAAGTGCAATTAACCCTTTAAAATAACTTCATCAAAGGTTATAGAAAATAAAGCTGTCATCAACTTATTAAACTTATGGTAAAAATTCAAGGATTCAataatagaataatttttaCCACCAATGATTAAACAAATTCTAGCCAGAGGTAGTTGAAACTTGCCAAAGAAGATGGAAGTATGTCTAAGAAGATTCTGTTTCTAAAGTCTGTCCCTTGCAGATTCCATCACACCAACTGTTTACTGTCCCTTAGTATTTTGCACCTTCTTTCCTTGAAGATTCGACAcactctcacacacacacacacacacacacacacacactgaccCTATCGCATTCTCATCCCTCAAAACAAAAGTACAAAGCACcacctcataaaaaaaacactgcaAACTGCCATTGATGAAGCTCAAATGAGATACACAGATCATCTTTTACAAAACTAAGCGAAATCCAACAATGCCATCATCTAAAAAAGAAGCCCTTTTCATAGCTAGTCTTATAGCCCTCTGGTACTCATCAAACATTGGTGTTCTGCTTCTAAACAAGTTCTTGTTATCAAACTATGGCTTTAGATTCCCAATCTTTCTCACAATGTGCCACATGTCAGCTTGTGCTATACTTAGTTACTTATCAATTGTTTTCTTGAAGATTGTGCCTTTGCAAGTTGTTAAATCAAGACCCCAGTTGTTAAAGATTGCAACTTTGGGTGTTGTTTTTTGTGGGTCTGTTGTTGGTGGCAATATTTCTTTGAGGTATTTGCCTGTATCTTTTAATCAGGCTGTTGGAGCTACTACACCTTTTTTCACTGCTGTTTTTGCTTACTTGATGACTTTCAAGAGGGAAGCTTGGGTTACTTATGCAGCTCTTGTTCCTGTTGTTGTTGGTGTTATTATTGCTAGTGGGGtaagttgttttcttttctatggATCTTCAATTGGTTATAGGATTgtggacatttttttttgtttacaagGTTGATCTGAGactttttggtgtttttgatttttagtttttcgaGATTGATTCTTGTATTGCGAGCCATGCCAATTGACAATGGTAATGCAGATCCAGGATCTTGTTTACTTGTGTTTATGTGTGATAATTATGCATGCTATTGTGCTATGTATATGTTCTGATCTCAGATGTCACATATGATAAGCTgatccttttattctctttgttTGTCGGGTTAGAAAATGGTGGGTCATAATGGGAATGTGCATTTCTTAAAAGTGCAATCACTTTCTGGTTTAAGTTTGTAACAGCAAGTATGCTGATTCTCATTGGCATTGTTTGGTGGTTTTCACATGAATCACTTTGAGAGTAACCCAGTATCTACTGAAGCAGCATGAGATGGGTTTCTGATAGTTTTATGTTCTAGGTAGTCTACTCATTAGCAtataaaatactgtggattggtGGTTTCCTAATTGCTATGATTTGTCAAGGATTCGATTTCTTGTTTGTATTTTGTCATTCAGTTGCAACTTCTCATTcggctttattttttaatttaattttcatttactaGATGGCATCCGACATTGATTTCTGCTATGAGCTCCTAATTTCAATGAAGGTCTtagctttgaaattttttgtcgATGACAGGGTGAGCCGGGTTTTCACTTATTTGGCTTTATTATGTGCATAAGTGCTACTGCTGCAAGGGCCTTTAAGTCTGTTCTCCAGGGCATCCTGCTCTCTTCTGAAGGGTAAATGCTTCAGTTTCTGGTCATGCTAGGAGGAtggcttttattttgttttgttttaagaatCAAGGAGAGTTTTTCCTTGTTTTAGTTTATATGCATGCAATTGATTAACAAAGTTATTCATCAAGTATTTATTCAAATTTTGCATCTTCCATTTGGATCGTTAAAGAAAGAACTGCTCTTCTCTCTGTCTTACATTATTCTAGTTGAAAATAATGTATGGGCGtccttttactttatttttttcttttgataaacgTACTTGTTCAAACAGCATAATTCTTGCATTCACCATCTTTCTTTGTGAATGTGTGTGTTAGTACTCGATTTTCATTTTTGGGAGGTGGAtgattagttttgttttgttatatatatatatatatatatatatatatatatatatatatatatatatattgtgtgtgtgtgttagaaCTAGATTTTCATTTTTGGGGTGGATGAAAATAAACTTCTCCTCTTATTaatcagagtttttttttttccagtaccTCTACCTTATTCCTCGCATTTcctcattagaaaaaaaagagtttttgattgttttgttgTTGGTTGATCTTGAAGCCATTTCCTCTATTTTCCAACTTGGGTGAGTGTTGGTAAGTCACTCATGCACATATGGCAACCTGATTGTCCAAATCTTTTGTCTTGCAGAGAAAAGTTGAACTCGATGAATTTGCTGCTGTACATGTCCCCGATTGCTGTTTTGGTATTATTACCTGCAGCTCTTATAATGGAGCAGAATGTATTAGACGTCACTTTAGAACTTGGAAGGAAACATAAGTATATGTGGCTGCTACTACTTCTTAATTCTACAATGGCCTACTCAGCTAACTTGACAAACTTCTTGGTAACCAAGCATACGAGTGCACTGACACTTCAGGTTTGGAATTGGTTGGCATCTCAATATGttcctttttattaattattgacATGAATTTCAGGGTTTATTGCTCATTGCTGCAATAACTGATCGTGAATTGTTTTCAGCAATGATATTGATGTCTACTCTTTGCCAATCACTAGTAAATTTATCACCCACTCTACTTGTCGTCTTCAATATTTAAATCATGCAAACTTGTCAAAATGacatatttatttgtttcataGATTATTTACACCGCTATATGATTTAATACACCAAGAGAAATTGAAATGGCCATCTCTCTGCATGTTGAGATTACCCCCCTGCAGTTTCATTTGGTTCTTGCCAGGGCTTCTTTTTACTAATAGTACTACTAAAATCCTTATCACCTTCTATGGCTGAAACAGAATGACACTTGTCAGTCTAGGTTATGCTTTCATAATATTTGCTCTAGTGTTAGGAACCCATCCTTGATTGGCAAATTTTTAGAAATCAACCgctcaaaataaatgaaatactGGTCGGTTTGAAATTCTTCTgaacccttttgtttttttccatttgAATGTAACAATCAGGTGTTAGGCAATGCGAAAGGTGCTGTGGCTGTTGTTATCTCGATCTTCATCTTCAGGAATCCTGTAACATTTGTGGGCATCGCAGGGTACTCAATGACTGTTCTCGGGGTAGTTGCTTATGGAGAAGCAAAGAGAAGATTTAGATGAATTATCTACCTGAGTTACAGattattattttcctttcaCAGTGGAATGAGTGAAGTTGTACGGGCTAAGATGATTTTATTCATAGAGCGATGCACAACTGTACTGTATTTATGATGTGTACAAAGCATAATCACCATTATATTCGATTATGTTCTCAATATTGAGGGTAAGAAATTCAGTAGTTCCTTTC
This genomic interval carries:
- the LOC133676445 gene encoding UDP-URONIC ACID TRANSPORTER 1-like, whose protein sequence is MPSSKKEALFIASLIALWYSSNIGVLLLNKFLLSNYGFRFPIFLTMCHMSACAILSYLSIVFLKIVPLQVVKSRPQLLKIATLGVVFCGSVVGGNISLRYLPVSFNQAVGATTPFFTAVFAYLMTFKREAWVTYAALVPVVVGVIIASGGEPGFHLFGFIMCISATAARAFKSVLQGILLSSEGEKLNSMNLLLYMSPIAVLVLLPAALIMEQNVLDVTLELGRKHKYMWLLLLLNSTMAYSANLTNFLVTKHTSALTLQVLGNAKGAVAVVISIFIFRNPVTFVGIAGYSMTVLGVVAYGEAKRRFR